The following coding sequences are from one Paenibacillus sp. JDR-2 window:
- a CDS encoding aminoglycoside phosphotransferase family protein, translating into MMQIPEHLCQTIRSVHGEKGEQWLAGFDKLLQDCEEKWGMTVELPSPFVLSFNFVAPAVLRDGTPAVLKLGVPSREFRTELAALRLYDGRGAVRVLAADEERGALLIERVQPGVMLSSSGLGDDDAVLAAAEVMRRLAVPAPDGGEFPSVADWAAGLARLRERHGGGTGPLPERVVGRAEEVFRRLLGEGGGGLLLLHGDLHHGNILSSGHGGPGWLAIDPKGVVGEAEYGTIPLLLNQLPPKGQREVIRRRVELLCGALGLDHARLLAWGFAHAVLSTAWCDEDGVGDIPAGLERAAWFEELLDELHQGQ; encoded by the coding sequence ATGATGCAGATTCCAGAGCATTTGTGTCAGACGATCAGATCGGTTCACGGCGAAAAAGGCGAGCAGTGGCTGGCGGGCTTCGATAAGCTTCTGCAGGACTGCGAGGAAAAATGGGGGATGACGGTGGAATTGCCGTCTCCTTTTGTTTTGTCGTTTAACTTTGTAGCCCCGGCCGTGCTTCGGGACGGAACGCCTGCCGTGCTGAAGCTTGGCGTGCCAAGCCGGGAGTTCCGCACGGAGCTGGCGGCTTTGCGGCTATATGACGGACGCGGCGCGGTGCGCGTGCTTGCCGCGGATGAGGAGCGGGGCGCGCTATTGATTGAGCGCGTCCAGCCGGGAGTGATGCTGTCGTCGTCGGGATTGGGCGACGACGATGCCGTGCTGGCGGCCGCCGAGGTGATGCGGCGGCTGGCGGTTCCCGCGCCGGACGGGGGAGAATTCCCGTCCGTAGCGGATTGGGCCGCAGGCCTCGCCCGGCTGCGCGAGCGGCATGGCGGCGGCACGGGGCCGCTGCCGGAGCGCGTGGTCGGCCGCGCGGAGGAAGTTTTTCGCCGCCTGCTCGGAGAGGGCGGCGGCGGGTTATTGCTGCTCCATGGTGACTTGCACCATGGGAATATTTTGTCTTCGGGTCATGGCGGGCCGGGATGGCTGGCCATTGACCCGAAGGGTGTGGTTGGGGAAGCGGAATACGGAACGATTCCGCTGCTCTTGAACCAGCTGCCGCCGAAGGGGCAGCGGGAAGTGATCCGGCGCCGCGTGGAGCTGTTATGCGGCGCCCTTGGTTTGGACCACGCCAGGTTACTGGCGTGGGGTTTCGCTCATGCGGTGCTGTCCACCGCATGGTGCGACGAAGACGGCGTCGGCGATATCCCCGCCGGGCTGGAGCGAGCAGCTTGGTTCGAGGAGCTGCTCGACGAACTGCATCAAGGACAATAA
- a CDS encoding TetR/AcrR family transcriptional regulator, with amino-acid sequence MTPREKDFHAVTNRKEQILDAAASLFANNGYYKTTTAMVAAEVGVTQPYVFHFFKSKEVLYLAVLERAQKRLLHAFSQVEAPAEMLHHHMGEAFNELMATHRDETLLCMQSYTTPEPNVRVIVKQRFAEVHQLITERFERAGISNPSQQASTFIACGMVITMSEILELPILGDLGQLGHTE; translated from the coding sequence ATGACGCCAAGAGAAAAAGACTTCCACGCTGTAACGAATCGGAAAGAACAGATATTAGATGCAGCTGCCTCGCTATTTGCGAATAACGGGTACTACAAGACAACAACCGCTATGGTTGCTGCAGAGGTTGGGGTCACTCAGCCCTACGTGTTTCACTTCTTCAAATCGAAGGAAGTATTATATCTCGCTGTCCTCGAGAGAGCGCAGAAGCGATTGCTGCATGCTTTCTCCCAGGTAGAAGCCCCAGCGGAAATGCTCCACCATCATATGGGGGAAGCTTTCAACGAGCTGATGGCCACTCATCGCGATGAGACGCTGCTCTGCATGCAGTCTTATACGACACCGGAGCCGAACGTCCGCGTGATCGTGAAACAGAGATTCGCCGAGGTGCATCAACTGATCACAGAACGGTTCGAGCGGGCAGGGATTTCGAATCCCAGCCAGCAAGCATCAACCTTTATCGCCTGCGGGATGGTCATTACCATGTCCGAGATTCTCGAGCTTCCCATACTTGGCGATTTGGGACAACTGGGCCACACCGAGTAA
- a CDS encoding MFS transporter, whose translation MVSTASRVRLLVVTCIALFMAMLDNLVIGVALPSIQEEFHASMSDLQWFLNAYTLAFAVLLIPFSAIGDRFGRKKIFLLGIVLFTLGSLASALSTSSIELSLSRALQGIGSAAIIPLSLTLVNAAFPPEKRAAAIGLWSGISGLGLSIGPLVGGIIINGAPWEMVFWINVPVGIIAVILGALWLTESKGERKPLDLPGIVLLGVSLFGIVFGLMRGNSEGWDAFNVWGAIAGGVVLLLGFYFWERSRKQPFIQFEYFKSRTYSAYLSAGFWMNAGIFGAIFLLTLFLQQAQGYSALGAGVREMVWTVCTMICAPLAGLLVGKYGSKKILLFGLFLQTAAMIYFALMIIGKGAIFPFGYIAPAMVAAGAGMGFSFTPLSHGILTSVPEHAAGEASGLSNASRELGGVFGVAISGLIFESGGAITSPKGFGDHIVPALFVLAAMLAIGFLSVTFLVRRGKPATTAASEASGPTPRIETSN comes from the coding sequence ATGGTTTCTACCGCTTCTCGTGTTCGGCTGCTTGTTGTTACCTGTATCGCCTTGTTTATGGCCATGCTCGACAATCTGGTTATCGGGGTGGCGCTGCCATCGATCCAGGAGGAATTTCACGCCAGCATGTCCGATCTGCAATGGTTCCTCAATGCGTATACCTTAGCTTTTGCGGTGCTGCTTATTCCGTTCAGCGCGATTGGCGACCGTTTTGGACGAAAAAAAATATTCCTGCTCGGTATCGTGTTGTTCACGCTTGGCTCGCTTGCTTCCGCCCTCAGTACCAGCTCGATCGAGCTGTCGCTCTCGAGGGCGCTGCAGGGGATAGGCAGCGCGGCTATCATTCCGCTCAGCTTAACGCTTGTTAATGCGGCCTTCCCTCCCGAAAAACGCGCCGCGGCTATCGGCCTATGGTCCGGCATTTCCGGACTAGGGCTATCGATTGGACCGTTGGTCGGCGGAATTATTATTAATGGCGCGCCTTGGGAAATGGTCTTCTGGATTAACGTACCGGTTGGTATTATTGCCGTTATCCTTGGCGCGTTGTGGCTGACGGAGTCGAAGGGAGAACGCAAGCCTCTGGACCTGCCGGGGATTGTGCTTCTCGGAGTATCTTTGTTCGGCATCGTGTTTGGATTAATGCGCGGCAACTCGGAAGGCTGGGATGCCTTTAACGTATGGGGTGCTATTGCAGGCGGCGTGGTCCTGCTGCTTGGCTTCTACTTCTGGGAGCGCAGCCGGAAGCAGCCGTTTATTCAATTCGAATATTTCAAAAGCCGGACTTACAGCGCCTACCTATCGGCGGGCTTTTGGATGAATGCGGGTATCTTTGGAGCGATCTTCCTGCTTACATTGTTTCTGCAGCAAGCACAAGGCTATTCGGCTCTAGGAGCAGGAGTAAGAGAAATGGTCTGGACCGTCTGCACGATGATCTGCGCACCGCTTGCGGGCCTGCTCGTTGGCAAATACGGCTCCAAAAAGATTCTGCTCTTTGGTCTATTCCTCCAGACAGCGGCTATGATCTATTTTGCCCTTATGATTATCGGCAAGGGCGCTATCTTCCCGTTTGGCTATATCGCTCCGGCGATGGTTGCTGCCGGCGCGGGTATGGGCTTTAGCTTTACGCCGCTGTCCCACGGTATTCTGACGTCTGTTCCCGAGCATGCGGCCGGTGAAGCCAGCGGTTTAAGCAATGCATCCCGTGAACTGGGCGGCGTGTTTGGCGTAGCGATCAGCGGGCTGATCTTCGAAAGCGGCGGTGCCATCACTTCGCCTAAAGGTTTTGGCGATCATATCGTTCCAGCCCTCTTTGTCCTTGCCGCTATGCTTGCGATCGGCTTCCTGTCGGTTACGTTCCTGGTTCGCCGGGGCAAACCTGCGACGACTGCCGCAAGCGAAGCATCTGGTCCAACACCGCGAATCGAAACAAGCAATTAA